The Rhodopseudomonas palustris genome window below encodes:
- a CDS encoding N-acetylmuramoyl-L-alanine amidase: MLSGSLASAGLESKRRRGLPLPKGMLSMQTFTPDSSMVSDVLPSPNYGERNKARRPDMIVLHYTGMPDVEGALTRLCKAGTEVSAHYVVLEDGRILQCVPETKRAWHAGVASWAGEEDINSCSIGIEIINRGHDWGYPDYPLRQIAAVIALCRGIILRRDVPPHRVVGHSDVAPARKKDPGEKFPWRSLAASGVGLWVEPARIVPGPALKQGTEGDEVRLMQQALADYGYRVPVNGSYDHATTDVVTAFQRHFRPEKVDGIADASTLATLHALLDRLPVEARAVAALG; encoded by the coding sequence ATGTTGTCAGGTTCGTTAGCGTCCGCTGGTCTGGAGTCGAAACGTCGACGCGGCCTCCCTTTGCCCAAGGGCATGCTGTCTATGCAGACCTTCACGCCCGACTCGTCGATGGTGTCCGACGTGCTGCCCTCGCCGAATTACGGCGAGCGCAATAAAGCGCGCCGTCCGGACATGATCGTCCTGCACTACACCGGCATGCCCGATGTCGAAGGCGCGCTCACTCGGCTGTGCAAGGCAGGCACCGAAGTCTCGGCGCATTACGTTGTGCTCGAAGACGGCAGGATCCTGCAATGCGTCCCGGAAACCAAGCGCGCTTGGCACGCCGGCGTCGCCTCTTGGGCCGGCGAAGAAGACATCAACTCCTGCTCGATCGGCATCGAGATCATCAATCGCGGCCACGATTGGGGCTATCCCGATTATCCGCTGCGCCAGATCGCGGCGGTGATCGCGCTGTGCCGCGGCATCATCCTGCGCCGCGATGTGCCGCCGCACCGCGTCGTCGGCCATTCCGACGTGGCGCCGGCGCGCAAGAAGGATCCGGGCGAGAAGTTTCCGTGGCGGTCGCTCGCCGCCTCCGGCGTCGGCCTGTGGGTCGAACCGGCGCGGATCGTGCCAGGGCCGGCGCTGAAGCAAGGCACCGAGGGCGATGAAGTGCGGCTGATGCAGCAGGCGCTGGCCGACTATGGCTACCGCGTCCCGGTCAACGGCAGCTACGACCACGCCACCACCGACGTCGTCACCGCGTTCCAGCGTCACTTCCGCCCGGAAAAGGTCGACGGCATTGCCGACGCCTCGACGCTGGCGACGCTGCATGCGCTGCTCGACCGGCTGCCGGTCGAAGCCCGCGCCGTCGCCGCGCTCGGCTGA